A single region of the Gemella sp. zg-570 genome encodes:
- a CDS encoding PTS sugar transporter subunit IIA: MIVDILKVNKTENIEGVYREVADYLHTNKILADKCVFFEELKHREELGSIKIYDDVYLPHILSENILKNIILRVDGYREKVLFILIGNADEEVRSKIFRIITKLLDRNFIEELFRYSKQEFEEKIKII, from the coding sequence ATGATAGTTGATATTTTAAAAGTGAACAAAACAGAAAATATAGAAGGTGTCTATAGAGAAGTTGCTGATTATCTTCATACAAATAAAATACTAGCTGACAAGTGCGTCTTTTTTGAAGAATTAAAACACAGAGAAGAATTAGGAAGTATAAAAATATATGATGATGTTTACCTGCCACACATACTAAGTGAAAATATCTTAAAAAATATAATTTTACGAGTAGACGGGTACAGAGAAAAAGTTTTATTTATACTCATAGGAAATGCAGATGAAGAAGTTAGAAGCAAAATATTTAGAATAATCACAAAACTTTTAGATAGAAATTTTATAGAGGAGTTATTTAGATATAGCAAGCAAGAATTTGAAGAAAAAATAAAAATAATTTAG